Proteins found in one Pieris napi chromosome 11, ilPieNapi1.2, whole genome shotgun sequence genomic segment:
- the LOC125054160 gene encoding uncharacterized protein LOC125054160, with protein sequence MPLKRTPPSTPTPEDLKEARLNAPKASFSGSAPDLSNEERSNVTMRRKQDESYIKKFITEIKDMLAKANSQNESKFTSLQSSMREILTQNTEIKDSIAFVSKQYEDMKAKYEKLEKQRNEDRLYIDQLEKKIESLERTSASTKLELRNIPKITGENKDSLCKIASKAADVIDFPIQKQDIKDIYRTKSKTGHGAIIVELGSVILKDGIIEKARKFNKMNSANKLNTAHLSLEGPAKPFFISECLSPCGKRLNYLARAFAQENGYKFCWTSFGRTYLRQDEGKRHIRIDSEGDLNKLRLKQ encoded by the exons ATGCCTCTTAAGCGCACACCTCCCAGCACCCCCACTCCCGAAGACTTAAAGGAAGCTAGGTTGAACGCGCCGAAAGCTTCTTTTTCGGGCTCCGCGCCAGATTTATCTAATGAGGAGCGAAGCAATGTAACTATGAGGCGCAAGCAGGATGAgtcctatattaaaaaattcataaccgAAATTAAGGATATGCTTGCTAAAGCAAACTCTCAAAATGAAAGTAAATTCACCTCCTTGCAATCCTCCATGAGAGAAATCTTGAcacaaaatacagaaataaaagacTCCATTGCTTTTGTCTCTAAGCAGTACGAAGATATGAAAGCTAAATACGAGAAGTTGGAAAAACAGAGGAATGAAg ATCGTCTGTATATTGATCAGCTTGAAAAGAAAATCGAGTCGCTGGAACGAACGTCTGCCTCAACTAAACTTGAACTAAGAAATATTCCTAAGATTACCGGTGAAAATAAGGatagtttatgtaaaattgCTTCAAAAGCTGCAGATGTTATTGATTTTCCCATACAGAAACAGGATATTAAGGATATTTATCGTACAAAAAGTAAAACTGGACATGGAGCAATTATTGTGGAATTGGGCAGCGTTATATTGAAAGATGGTATTATTGAAAAGGCAcgcaaatttaacaaaatgaaTTCTGCTAACAAATTGAACACGGCACACTTAAGTTTGGAAGGACCAGCAaagccattttttatttcagaatgtCTATCACCCTGCGGAAAACGATTAAATTATCTGGCTCGTGCATTTGCTCAGGAAAATGGATATAAATTCTGCTGGACCTCATTTGGAAGAACCTACCTGAGACAAGATGAAGGTAAACGGCATATTAGAATTGATAGTGAGggtgatttaaataaacttcgtCTAAAACAATGA